The Oxalobacteraceae bacterium OTU3CINTB1 genome includes a window with the following:
- the paaC gene encoding 3-hydroxyacyl-CoA dehydrogenase PaaC: MAALSKDRLVAVIGSGAMGAGIAQVAAVAGYTVKLYDTRPEAVAKAISDIALVFNKLVAKERMSAVEAAAAIARLRAAVTLDDVAGAGLVVEAIVENLDAKRGLFAELEALVADDCILATNTSSISVTAIAAKLRKPERLVGMHFFNPVPLMALVEVISGLATGAAVAQTVCDTAAAWGKNPVHAKSTPGFIVNRVARPFYAEGWRLLNEQAADAATIDAVMREAGGFRMGPFELMDLIGHDVNFSVTQSVFSAYFNDPRFTPSVLQQEMVNAGYLGRKSGRGFYHYGDGATGSPQPQTEAAQPVPEFVSYTVEQGAKAGAPRVSGSMVADALAERLRAAGITVTHRQSPEARGHASGADGAPAFHCNGAAVYLTDGRSATQRARDNQHPDTVLFDLALDYATATRIAVTCADQCSSAAYQSVVGLFQAAGFAVTRLDDVPGMAVMRSVAMLANEAADAVNQGVCSAEAADIAMQKGVNYPRGPLAWADAIGIGQIVTVLNNLAASYGEDRYRVSPLLRRKHAGGGAFHA; the protein is encoded by the coding sequence ATGGCAGCTTTGAGCAAGGACCGTCTGGTCGCCGTCATCGGCAGCGGCGCGATGGGCGCCGGTATCGCGCAGGTGGCCGCCGTCGCCGGCTACACCGTCAAGTTGTACGATACCCGCCCCGAAGCGGTGGCCAAGGCCATTTCCGATATCGCGCTGGTGTTCAACAAGCTGGTGGCGAAGGAGCGCATGAGCGCAGTTGAAGCCGCGGCGGCCATCGCCCGCTTGCGGGCCGCCGTCACGCTCGACGACGTGGCCGGCGCGGGCCTGGTGGTGGAGGCCATCGTCGAGAACCTCGACGCCAAACGCGGCTTGTTCGCGGAGCTGGAAGCGCTCGTCGCCGACGACTGCATCCTCGCCACCAACACGTCATCGATCTCGGTCACCGCCATTGCCGCCAAATTGCGCAAGCCGGAGCGCCTGGTGGGCATGCACTTCTTCAATCCGGTGCCGTTGATGGCGCTGGTCGAGGTGATCAGCGGCCTGGCGACCGGCGCCGCCGTCGCGCAAACCGTGTGCGACACCGCCGCCGCGTGGGGCAAGAATCCGGTGCACGCCAAGTCGACGCCCGGCTTCATCGTCAACCGCGTCGCGCGGCCGTTTTATGCCGAGGGCTGGCGCCTGCTCAACGAGCAAGCCGCCGATGCCGCCACCATCGACGCCGTCATGCGCGAAGCGGGCGGCTTCCGCATGGGGCCATTCGAATTGATGGACCTGATCGGACATGACGTCAACTTCTCGGTCACGCAATCGGTGTTCAGCGCCTACTTCAACGATCCGCGCTTTACGCCGTCGGTGCTGCAGCAGGAGATGGTCAACGCCGGATATCTGGGCCGTAAATCGGGGCGGGGGTTTTATCATTACGGCGATGGCGCCACTGGTTCGCCGCAACCGCAAACCGAGGCCGCGCAGCCGGTGCCGGAGTTCGTCAGCTACACCGTCGAGCAGGGCGCGAAGGCCGGTGCGCCGCGTGTATCGGGCAGTATGGTGGCCGATGCGCTGGCCGAACGCCTGCGCGCGGCCGGCATCACCGTCACCCATCGGCAGTCGCCGGAGGCACGCGGGCACGCCTCCGGTGCGGACGGCGCGCCCGCCTTTCACTGCAATGGCGCCGCCGTCTATCTGACTGACGGCCGCAGCGCCACCCAGCGGGCGCGCGACAACCAGCATCCGGACACGGTGCTGTTCGATCTGGCGCTGGATTACGCCACTGCCACCCGCATTGCCGTCACCTGCGCCGATCAATGCTCGTCGGCCGCCTATCAGTCGGTGGTGGGGCTGTTCCAGGCCGCCGGCTTTGCCGTCACGCGGCTGGACGACGTTCCCGGCATGGCCGTCATGCGCAGCGTCGCCATGCTCGCCAACGAGGCGGCCGACGCCGTCAACCAGGGCGTGTGCAGCGCCGAGGCGGCGGACATCGCCATGCAGAAGGGCGTCAACTATCCACGCGGACCGCTGGCGTGGGCGGACGCGATCGGCATCGGCCAGATCGTGACCGTGTTGAACAACCTGGCCGCCAGCTACGGGGAGGACCGCTATCGCGTCTCGCCGCTGCTGCGCCGCAAGCACGCCGGCGGAGGCGCTTTTCATGCATAA
- the paaI gene encoding hydroxyphenylacetyl-CoA thioesterase PaaI, which produces MHKPEAQSLAEKVADAMFSRDPASKGLGMTINAVGPGRASMSMIIRADMLNGHQSCHGGFIFTLADSAFAFACNSYNLNTVGAACTIDYLAPGRLHDVLTAEAVELALSGKSGVYDVKVTNQEGRTIALFRGKSLRVGGEVI; this is translated from the coding sequence ATGCATAAACCTGAGGCGCAGTCGTTGGCGGAGAAGGTCGCCGACGCCATGTTTTCGCGCGATCCCGCCTCGAAGGGCTTGGGGATGACGATCAACGCGGTCGGTCCCGGCCGCGCCAGCATGTCGATGATCATACGCGCCGATATGCTCAACGGCCACCAGAGCTGCCACGGCGGCTTTATCTTCACGCTGGCAGACAGCGCGTTCGCCTTCGCCTGCAACAGCTACAACCTGAACACCGTCGGCGCGGCCTGCACCATCGATTACCTCGCACCCGGCAGGCTGCACGACGTCCTCACCGCCGAAGCGGTGGAGCTGGCGCTGAGCGGCAAGAGCGGCGTCTACGACGTCAAGGTCACTAACCAGGAAGGCCGGACGATCGCGCTGTTCCGGGGTAAGTCGTTGCGCGTCGGCGGCGAAGTCATATAA
- the paaJ gene encoding phenylacetate-CoA oxygenase subunit PaaJ yields MTAAVLEAPALSAAQVWSWLAEVSDPEIPVISIVDLGIVRDVRLDDGACTVTITPTYSGCPAMQVIADAITEALHGHGVVDVRLQNQLSPAWTTDWMSEEGKAKLSGYGIAPPAEQVIDISGLRGGTRGGALAAISRRPQPRVAIVCPNCGSSHTGITSQFGSTPCKALYKCLDCREPFDYFKCH; encoded by the coding sequence ATGACAGCCGCCGTTTTAGAAGCTCCCGCGTTGAGCGCAGCCCAGGTTTGGTCCTGGTTGGCCGAGGTGTCCGATCCCGAAATCCCGGTCATCTCGATCGTCGACCTGGGCATCGTGCGCGACGTGCGTCTCGACGATGGCGCCTGCACGGTCACCATCACGCCTACCTATTCCGGCTGCCCGGCGATGCAGGTCATCGCTGACGCCATTACCGAGGCGCTGCACGGGCATGGCGTCGTGGATGTGCGGCTGCAAAACCAGCTGTCGCCCGCCTGGACCACCGATTGGATGAGCGAGGAGGGCAAGGCCAAGTTGTCGGGCTACGGCATCGCGCCGCCCGCCGAACAGGTGATCGACATCAGCGGCCTGCGAGGTGGCACGCGCGGCGGCGCGCTGGCGGCCATTTCGCGCCGCCCGCAACCGCGCGTCGCCATCGTCTGCCCCAATTGCGGCTCTTCCCACACCGGGATCACCAGCCAGTTCGGCTCCACGCCCTGCAAGGCGTTGTACAAATGCCTGGACTGCCGCGAGCCTTTCGACTACTTCAAGTGCCATTAA
- the paaF gene encoding phenylacetate--CoA ligase has product MVQRIPEPSDLEPIERASKDELQALQLQRMQWSLKHAYDNVPHYRAAFDAAGVHPDDLRTLADIARFPFTGKKELRENYPFGMFAVPQDRVVRVHASSGTTGKPTVVGYTQNDIDTWANVVARSIRAAGGRRGDMVHISYGYGLFTGGLGAHYGAERLGCTVIPMSGGQTEKQVQLIQDFKPSIIMVTPSYMLNIIEEYQRQGLDPAASSLKVGIFGAEPWTDAMRAEIEQRAGIDAVDIYGLSEVMGPGVASECIESKDGPVIWEDHFYPEIIDPETGEVLPDGEEGELVFTSLSKEALPIIRYRTRDLTRLLPATSRSMRRIGKITGRSDDMLIIRGVNVFPSQIEELILKMPKLAPQYQLIVSRDGHLDKLDVLAELRGEAGGLPDGEIEALARELEQRIKTNVGVTTKVRVMAANGIERTLTGKARRVVDQRPRDRA; this is encoded by the coding sequence ATGGTCCAACGCATCCCCGAGCCGTCCGATCTGGAACCGATCGAGCGCGCCAGCAAGGACGAGCTTCAGGCCTTGCAGCTGCAGCGCATGCAGTGGTCGCTGAAGCACGCCTACGACAACGTCCCGCACTACCGCGCCGCCTTCGACGCCGCCGGCGTGCATCCGGACGACCTGCGCACCTTGGCCGATATCGCCAGATTCCCGTTCACCGGCAAGAAGGAGCTGCGCGAAAACTACCCGTTCGGCATGTTCGCCGTGCCGCAGGACCGGGTGGTGCGGGTGCATGCTTCCAGCGGCACCACCGGCAAGCCGACGGTGGTCGGCTACACCCAGAACGATATCGACACCTGGGCGAACGTGGTGGCGCGGTCGATCCGGGCGGCCGGGGGACGTCGCGGCGACATGGTGCACATCTCGTACGGCTACGGCTTGTTCACCGGCGGTTTGGGCGCGCACTATGGCGCCGAGCGGCTTGGCTGCACGGTCATCCCCATGTCCGGCGGGCAGACCGAGAAGCAGGTGCAACTGATCCAGGACTTCAAACCGTCGATCATCATGGTCACGCCGTCGTACATGTTGAACATCATCGAGGAATACCAGCGCCAGGGCCTCGATCCGGCCGCCAGTTCGCTCAAGGTCGGCATCTTCGGCGCCGAGCCGTGGACGGACGCCATGCGCGCCGAGATCGAGCAGCGCGCCGGTATCGACGCGGTCGACATCTATGGTCTGTCCGAAGTCATGGGGCCTGGTGTCGCCAGCGAATGCATCGAAAGCAAAGATGGCCCGGTGATCTGGGAAGACCACTTCTATCCGGAGATCATCGATCCCGAAACGGGAGAGGTGCTGCCGGACGGCGAGGAGGGCGAGCTGGTATTTACTTCGCTGAGCAAGGAGGCGCTGCCGATCATCCGCTACCGCACGCGCGACCTTACGCGGCTGCTGCCGGCGACCTCGCGCTCGATGCGCCGCATCGGCAAGATCACGGGCCGCTCGGACGACATGCTGATCATCCGGGGCGTCAACGTCTTCCCGTCGCAGATCGAGGAACTGATACTCAAGATGCCGAAACTGGCGCCGCAATATCAGCTGATCGTTTCCCGCGACGGCCATCTGGACAAGCTCGATGTGCTGGCCGAACTGCGCGGCGAAGCGGGCGGCCTGCCGGACGGCGAAATCGAAGCGCTGGCCCGCGAGCTGGAACAGCGTATCAAAACCAACGTCGGCGTCACCACCAAGGTGCGGGTGATGGCTGCCAACGGCATCGAGCGCACGCTGACCGGCAAGGCGCGCCGCGTGGTCGACCAGCGGCCGCGCGACCGCGCCTGA
- the paaY gene encoding phenylacetic acid degradation protein PaaY, which translates to MVKVYEINGVTPVVHPTAYVHPSAVLIGDVIVGPRCYVGPLAALRGDFGRLILEEGANLQDTCVMHGFPGADTVVEQDGHIGHGAVLHGCRIGRNALVGMNSVIMDNAVIGADSIVAAMTFVRAGMEVPARSLVVGTPAKVVRELRDDEIQWKTAGTGQYQELAVRSMHTMREVDALTEVEADRKRIEWESSLPLHLHKNASA; encoded by the coding sequence ATGGTCAAGGTTTACGAGATCAATGGCGTTACCCCGGTGGTCCACCCGACCGCCTATGTGCATCCGAGCGCGGTGCTGATCGGCGACGTCATCGTCGGGCCGCGCTGCTACGTCGGCCCGCTGGCGGCGCTGCGCGGCGACTTCGGACGGCTGATACTGGAGGAGGGGGCGAATCTGCAGGACACCTGCGTCATGCATGGCTTCCCCGGCGCCGACACCGTCGTCGAACAGGACGGCCATATCGGCCACGGCGCGGTGCTGCACGGCTGCCGCATCGGCCGCAACGCGTTGGTGGGCATGAACAGCGTGATCATGGATAACGCCGTCATTGGCGCCGACAGCATTGTCGCCGCCATGACCTTCGTCCGCGCCGGCATGGAGGTGCCTGCCCGCAGCCTGGTGGTCGGCACGCCGGCCAAGGTGGTGCGCGAACTGCGCGACGACGAAATTCAATGGAAGACCGCCGGCACCGGCCAATACCAGGAGCTGGCCGTGCGGTCCATGCACACCATGCGCGAGGTCGACGCGCTGACCGAAGTGGAAGCGGACCGCAAGCGCATCGAGTGGGAAAGCTCGCTGCCGCTGCACCTGCACAAGAACGCCTCGGCGTAA
- a CDS encoding Xaa-Pro peptidase family protein, whose amino-acid sequence MTIGGKTIEQALSTLSDMTAGAVPIGKEEHLQRVERAQAFMRQQGIAAIYVNAGANMTYFTGTKWHASERMVGAIIPASGAVEYIAPAFEESTLKDFMLVEGPVNCWQEHESPYQLFVDTLKRMGIAPAAGAAAPRVGICESAAFFIYDGIRPLADGYALENASTVTAHCRTRKSANEIALMQRAKDMTMAVHVAAASILREGITTVEVEQFIDRAHRKVGASGSYFVIVLFGEATAYPHGVSYVQTLKPGDTVLIDTGCKLHNYISDITRTYVYGEISERQRSVWNSEKAAQLAAFNAAQLGVPCEEVDQAARRSLEADGFGPGYKLPGLPHRTGHGIGLDIHEWPYLVGGNKTPLDVGMCFSNEPMICIPGEFGVRHEDHFYMTENGPKWFTEPAHSIDDPFGLAR is encoded by the coding sequence ATGACTATTGGCGGAAAGACCATAGAGCAGGCTTTGTCGACGTTATCCGATATGACCGCGGGCGCGGTCCCGATCGGCAAGGAGGAGCATCTGCAGCGCGTCGAACGCGCCCAGGCCTTCATGCGCCAGCAGGGTATCGCCGCGATCTATGTCAACGCCGGCGCCAACATGACCTACTTCACCGGCACCAAGTGGCATGCCAGCGAACGTATGGTCGGCGCGATCATCCCGGCCAGCGGCGCCGTCGAGTACATCGCCCCGGCGTTCGAGGAAAGCACGCTGAAGGACTTCATGCTGGTCGAAGGCCCGGTCAACTGCTGGCAGGAGCATGAAAGCCCGTACCAGCTGTTCGTCGATACGCTCAAGCGCATGGGCATCGCGCCCGCCGCCGGTGCGGCCGCGCCGCGCGTGGGCATTTGCGAAAGCGCCGCCTTCTTCATCTACGACGGCATCCGTCCACTGGCCGACGGCTACGCGCTGGAAAACGCCAGCACCGTGACGGCGCACTGCCGCACCCGCAAATCGGCCAACGAGATCGCCCTGATGCAGCGCGCCAAGGACATGACGATGGCGGTGCACGTGGCCGCCGCCAGCATTCTGCGCGAGGGCATCACCACCGTCGAAGTGGAGCAGTTCATCGACCGCGCGCACCGCAAGGTCGGCGCGTCGGGTTCGTATTTCGTCATCGTGCTGTTCGGCGAGGCGACCGCGTATCCGCATGGCGTGAGCTACGTGCAGACGCTCAAGCCGGGCGACACGGTGTTGATCGATACCGGCTGCAAGCTGCATAACTACATCTCCGACATCACCCGCACCTATGTGTACGGCGAGATCAGCGAGCGTCAGCGTTCGGTGTGGAACAGCGAGAAGGCGGCGCAGCTGGCGGCCTTCAACGCGGCGCAACTGGGCGTGCCGTGCGAGGAGGTGGACCAGGCGGCGCGGCGTTCGCTGGAGGCCGACGGTTTCGGTCCCGGCTACAAGCTGCCAGGCCTGCCGCACCGCACCGGTCACGGCATCGGGCTCGATATCCACGAGTGGCCGTATCTGGTCGGCGGCAACAAGACGCCGCTGGACGTCGGCATGTGCTTCTCGAACGAGCCGATGATCTGCATCCCCGGCGAATTCGGCGTGCGCCACGAGGATCATTTCTACATGACCGAAAACGGTCCGAAGTGGTTCACCGAGCCGGCGCACAGCATCGACGATCCCTTCGGCCTGGCGCGTTGA
- the paaG gene encoding 2-(1,2-epoxy-1,2-dihydrophenyl)acetyl-CoA isomerase PaaG yields the protein MNYENILFEITDGIAQLTLNRPDKLNSFTQAMHDEVRHAVHKVGTDKSVRVLILTGAGRGFCAGQDLSDRAVEPGARAVDLGDSVEKNYAPLVLALRGLPMPVICAVNGVAAGAGANLALACDIVLAAKSASFVEVFCKLGLIPDTGGTYFLPRLIGSARAMGLTMLGEKLSAEKAEAWGLIWKAVPDEDLAAETMAMARHFATAPTKGLAFTKQALYASPHNTLQQQLALECGMMSELGRTEDYREGVAAFMEKRAPQFQGK from the coding sequence ATGAACTACGAGAACATCCTTTTTGAGATCACCGACGGCATCGCCCAGCTCACGCTGAACCGTCCCGATAAACTGAACAGCTTCACGCAGGCGATGCACGACGAGGTGCGCCACGCCGTCCACAAAGTCGGCACCGACAAGAGCGTGCGCGTGTTGATCCTCACCGGCGCCGGGCGCGGTTTCTGCGCCGGCCAGGACTTGTCCGACCGCGCGGTGGAGCCGGGCGCGCGCGCCGTCGATTTGGGCGACTCGGTCGAAAAGAACTACGCGCCGCTGGTGCTGGCGCTGCGCGGCTTGCCGATGCCCGTCATCTGCGCCGTCAACGGCGTGGCGGCCGGCGCTGGCGCCAACCTCGCGCTGGCGTGCGACATCGTCCTCGCCGCCAAGTCGGCATCGTTTGTCGAGGTGTTCTGCAAACTTGGCCTGATTCCCGACACCGGCGGCACCTACTTCTTGCCACGCCTGATCGGCAGCGCCCGCGCCATGGGCCTGACCATGCTGGGCGAAAAACTCAGCGCCGAAAAGGCCGAGGCCTGGGGCCTGATCTGGAAGGCGGTGCCGGACGAGGACCTGGCCGCCGAAACAATGGCCATGGCGCGCCATTTCGCCACCGCGCCGACCAAGGGCCTGGCCTTCACCAAGCAGGCGCTGTACGCCAGCCCGCACAACACCTTGCAGCAGCAGCTGGCGCTCGAATGCGGCATGATGAGCGAACTGGGTCGCACCGAGGACTACCGCGAGGGCGTCGCCGCCTTCATGGAAAAACGCGCACCGCAATTCCAGGGGAAATAA
- the paaK gene encoding phenylacetate-CoA oxygenase/reductase subunit PaaK: MSKFHPLTVSQVRNETRDTIAVTFAVPPELRDSFRFQQGQHLTLRAIIGDEDVRRSYSICSAVHEGALRVAIKRTQGGLFSSWANESIKPGSTLDVMPPMGHFNVPLDAANHKHYLAFAAGSGITPILSIIKTTLAAEPHSRFTLFYGNRASSSVIFKDELSDLKDTYMDRLKLAYVMSREQQDIELFNGRITKDKCAQFLRHWVRVEDIDVAFICGPEDMMLGVSEALQEAGMPKSDIKIELFAASIPKHQHKPRALDPAAARHETEVTVIMDGSASSFTMDQDKESLLDAGLRAGIDMRYSCKGGVCSTCRCKLLEGKVDMDVNYALEDYEIARGYVLSCQSFPITDKVVIDFDQAE, encoded by the coding sequence ATGAGCAAATTCCATCCGTTGACCGTCTCGCAAGTGCGCAACGAAACGCGCGACACCATCGCCGTCACCTTTGCCGTGCCGCCCGAGCTGCGGGACAGCTTCCGCTTCCAGCAAGGGCAGCACCTGACCCTGCGCGCCATCATCGGAGACGAGGACGTGCGCCGCTCGTACTCGATTTGCTCGGCCGTCCACGAGGGCGCGCTGCGCGTGGCCATCAAACGCACGCAGGGCGGTCTGTTCTCCAGCTGGGCCAACGAGTCGATCAAACCCGGTTCGACGCTCGACGTCATGCCGCCGATGGGCCACTTCAACGTGCCGCTGGACGCCGCCAACCACAAGCACTACCTGGCCTTCGCCGCCGGCAGCGGCATTACGCCGATCCTGTCGATCATCAAGACCACGCTGGCGGCCGAACCGCACAGCCGCTTCACGCTCTTCTACGGCAACCGCGCCTCGTCGTCGGTGATCTTCAAGGACGAGCTGTCGGACCTCAAAGACACTTATATGGACCGCCTGAAGCTGGCCTACGTCATGAGCCGCGAGCAGCAGGACATCGAATTGTTCAACGGCCGCATCACCAAGGACAAATGCGCGCAGTTTTTGCGGCACTGGGTGCGTGTGGAAGACATCGACGTCGCCTTCATCTGCGGCCCGGAAGACATGATGCTGGGCGTGTCCGAAGCGCTCCAGGAAGCGGGCATGCCGAAGTCGGACATCAAGATCGAATTGTTCGCCGCCAGCATCCCCAAACACCAGCACAAGCCACGCGCGCTCGATCCAGCAGCGGCGCGCCACGAAACCGAAGTCACCGTCATCATGGACGGCAGCGCCAGCAGCTTCACCATGGACCAGGACAAGGAGTCGCTGCTCGACGCCGGCCTGCGCGCCGGCATCGACATGCGCTATTCCTGCAAGGGCGGCGTGTGCTCCACCTGCCGCTGCAAACTGCTCGAAGGTAAAGTCGACATGGACGTCAACTACGCGCTGGAGGACTACGAAATCGCGCGCGGCTATGTCCTCAGCTGCCAGAGCTTCCCCATCACCGACAAGGTCGTCATCGACTTCGACCAGGCCGAATAA
- the paaC gene encoding phenylacetate-CoA oxygenase subunit PaaC: MDNKVNYVLRLGDNALILSQQLSQLCGKGPALEEDMALTNVALDLLGQTRLWYEYAAELEGAGRDEDKLAYHRDAHDFKNCLLLEQPNGNYADTMMRQFYFDTWHYFLIEGLTRSADPRIAAIAEKSLKEVTYHLRRSGDLIVRLGDSTELAHARTQTAADELWMYSGEVFAYDAIDNAMVDEGIAPPADELRAQWLAHVAEIFAEATLTMPPADAWMQKGGKQGRHTEHLGYILAEMQFLQRAYPGAEW, from the coding sequence GTGGATAACAAAGTCAATTACGTGCTGCGCCTGGGCGACAACGCGCTGATTCTGAGCCAGCAGCTGTCGCAGCTGTGCGGCAAAGGCCCGGCGCTGGAGGAGGACATGGCGCTGACCAACGTCGCGCTCGACCTGCTCGGCCAGACCCGCCTGTGGTACGAATACGCCGCCGAACTGGAAGGCGCCGGCCGCGATGAGGACAAGCTGGCCTACCACCGCGACGCCCACGACTTCAAGAACTGCCTGCTGCTGGAACAGCCGAACGGTAATTATGCCGACACCATGATGCGGCAGTTTTACTTCGACACCTGGCACTACTTCCTGATCGAAGGGCTGACGCGCAGCGCCGACCCGCGCATCGCCGCCATCGCCGAGAAGTCGCTCAAGGAGGTGACGTATCACCTGCGCCGCAGCGGCGACTTGATCGTGCGCCTGGGCGACAGCACCGAGCTGGCGCACGCGCGCACGCAGACCGCCGCCGACGAGTTGTGGATGTACAGCGGCGAAGTGTTCGCCTACGACGCCATCGACAACGCGATGGTGGACGAGGGCATCGCGCCACCGGCCGACGAACTGCGTGCGCAGTGGCTGGCCCACGTGGCCGAGATCTTCGCCGAGGCCACCTTGACCATGCCACCTGCCGACGCCTGGATGCAAAAGGGCGGCAAGCAGGGGCGCCACACCGAGCATCTGGGCTACATCCTGGCCGAGATGCAGTTCCTGCAGCGCGCCTATCCCGGCGCCGAGTGGTAG
- the paaZ gene encoding phenylacetic acid degradation bifunctional protein PaaZ, with amino-acid sequence MARISTPVSTLQSLIGGRWIGREASTPLHSALNNSLIYHTHAERIDFDEAVTYARKTGVPALMKLDFQQRAARLKALALYLVGRKEELYAISHLTGATRADSWVDIEGGTGTLFAYASMGGRELPSSNVLHEGPAMALGKNGGFSGTHILVPRGGLAVHINAFNFPIWGLLEKFAPSFLAAMPCIGKPATATSYLTEAVVRMMHESGLLPEGALQLVIGSTGDLLDRLGGADVVTFTGSADTAAKLRVNRNLIAHSVPFTAEADSLNCAILAPDVTPDDPEFDLFVKEVAREMTGKAGQKCTAIRRIIVPENLVDAVGTRLRERLAKVSVGDPSVEGVRMGALASRDQQRDVAERLAMLARGNEVLFGEGDGFKPVGDGVADGAFFAPTLLLCRDGMVNDAVHDVEAFGPVSTIISYNGIDEALALAARGKGSLVSTLVTKEPAIAAYAVPVAAASHGRVLILEREASVDSTGHGSPLPQLKHGGPGRAGGGEELGGIRAVRHFLQRAAVQGSPTMLAAVTGEYVRGARVQESEVHPFRRHFEDLKIGDSLLTHRRTVSEADIVNFGGVSGDYFYMHFDDIAAKDTQFGKRIAHGYFVLSAAAGLFVSPAPGPVLANYGLDNLRFITPVAIGDTIRARLTCKRKVDRNRTDDKGVGQGVVAWDVQVTNQNDELVASYDILTLVMKRA; translated from the coding sequence ATGGCACGAATTTCAACCCCGGTATCAACCCTGCAAAGCCTGATCGGCGGCCGCTGGATCGGCCGCGAAGCCTCGACGCCGCTGCATAGCGCGTTGAACAACTCGCTGATCTATCACACCCACGCCGAGCGCATCGACTTCGACGAAGCCGTCACCTACGCCCGCAAGACCGGGGTGCCGGCGTTGATGAAGCTCGACTTCCAGCAGCGTGCCGCGCGCCTGAAGGCGCTGGCGCTGTACCTGGTCGGCCGCAAGGAGGAGTTGTACGCGATCTCGCACCTGACCGGCGCCACCCGCGCCGACAGCTGGGTGGACATCGAAGGCGGCACCGGCACCTTGTTCGCCTACGCCAGCATGGGCGGGCGCGAATTGCCGTCGTCGAACGTGCTGCACGAAGGCCCTGCCATGGCGCTGGGTAAAAACGGCGGCTTCTCCGGCACCCACATCCTGGTGCCGCGCGGCGGCCTGGCGGTGCACATCAACGCCTTCAACTTCCCGATCTGGGGTCTGCTGGAGAAGTTCGCCCCCAGCTTCCTGGCGGCGATGCCGTGCATCGGCAAGCCGGCCACCGCCACCAGCTATTTGACGGAGGCGGTGGTGCGGATGATGCACGAATCCGGACTACTGCCGGAAGGGGCGCTGCAGCTGGTCATCGGCAGCACCGGCGATTTGCTGGATCGTCTGGGAGGCGCCGACGTGGTCACCTTCACCGGTTCCGCCGACACCGCCGCGAAACTACGCGTCAACCGCAACCTGATCGCTCATTCCGTACCATTCACCGCCGAGGCGGATTCGCTCAACTGCGCCATCCTGGCGCCGGACGTGACGCCGGACGATCCCGAGTTCGACCTGTTCGTCAAGGAAGTGGCGCGCGAGATGACCGGCAAGGCGGGGCAGAAGTGCACCGCGATCCGCCGCATCATCGTCCCGGAGAACCTGGTCGACGCGGTCGGCACGCGGCTGCGCGAGCGCCTGGCCAAGGTCAGCGTCGGCGACCCGTCGGTCGAAGGCGTGCGCATGGGCGCCTTGGCATCCAGGGACCAGCAGCGCGACGTCGCCGAACGGCTGGCGATGCTCGCGCGCGGCAACGAGGTGCTGTTCGGTGAGGGCGATGGCTTCAAGCCGGTGGGCGACGGCGTCGCCGACGGCGCCTTCTTCGCACCGACGCTGCTATTGTGCCGCGACGGCATGGTCAACGACGCCGTGCACGATGTCGAAGCCTTCGGCCCGGTCAGCACCATCATCAGCTACAACGGCATCGACGAAGCGCTGGCGCTGGCCGCGCGCGGCAAGGGCAGCCTGGTATCGACCCTGGTGACGAAGGAGCCGGCCATCGCCGCCTACGCCGTGCCGGTGGCCGCCGCTTCGCACGGACGTGTGCTGATACTGGAACGTGAGGCATCGGTCGACTCCACCGGCCACGGCTCGCCGCTGCCGCAGCTCAAGCACGGCGGGCCGGGACGCGCCGGCGGCGGGGAAGAGCTGGGCGGCATCCGGGCGGTGCGCCACTTCCTGCAACGCGCGGCGGTTCAGGGCTCGCCGACGATGCTGGCGGCGGTGACCGGCGAGTACGTGCGCGGCGCCAGGGTGCAGGAGAGCGAAGTGCATCCGTTCCGCAGGCATTTCGAGGACCTCAAGATCGGCGACTCGCTGCTCACGCACCGCCGTACCGTTAGTGAGGCGGACATCGTCAACTTCGGCGGCGTCTCGGGCGACTATTTCTACATGCACTTCGACGACATCGCCGCCAAGGACACGCAGTTCGGCAAGCGCATCGCGCACGGCTACTTCGTGCTGTCGGCGGCGGCCGGCCTGTTCGTCTCGCCGGCGCCAGGGCCCGTGCTGGCAAACTATGGGCTGGACAACCTGCGCTTCATCACGCCGGTGGCCATCGGCGACACCATCCGGGCGCGCCTGACCTGCAAGCGCAAGGTCGACCGCAACCGCACCGACGACAAGGGCGTCGGCCAGGGCGTGGTCGCGTGGGATGTGCAGGTCACCAACCAGAACGACGAACTGGTGGCCAGTTACGACATCCTCACCCTGGTGATGAAGCGCGCTTGA